Proteins from a single region of Aquirhabdus parva:
- a CDS encoding outer envelope protein has protein sequence MIAQSVSVLNTTVPTKKLKKSLLCGLGLLALGTQIHAAEWSDTSLGWRYGTTFAEPYDNKPDGSRQDISKNIISLNHVSGYKYGTNFFNADVLLSDDKDPGKGTKDGAQEVYVVYRNTFDLGKAFKKDLKIGPIQGFGITGGFDLNTKNDSYGSKKRMLVLGPTIMMDVPGFLKISVLALNESNDPAGIDKRYTYDTHPMLEMVWGMPVFSLPLSFEGYALFIGPKGKNEFGSATAPETHVDMQVMYDLGADLGMSKKTFRVGAEYEYWHNKFGNPESQAGKGATASTPMIRAEYHF, from the coding sequence ATGATTGCTCAGTCAGTCAGCGTTTTAAACACGACCGTTCCGACGAAAAAGTTAAAGAAAAGCCTGCTTTGCGGACTGGGACTGTTGGCTTTGGGGACACAAATTCATGCGGCAGAATGGAGTGATACGTCATTGGGATGGCGTTATGGCACCACATTCGCTGAACCCTATGACAACAAACCCGATGGCAGTCGTCAGGATATCAGTAAGAATATCATCTCTTTAAATCACGTCAGCGGCTATAAATACGGTACCAACTTCTTTAATGCAGATGTGCTGCTATCGGATGATAAAGATCCGGGCAAAGGTACTAAAGACGGCGCTCAAGAGGTATATGTGGTGTATCGCAATACTTTTGATTTAGGCAAAGCGTTTAAAAAGGACTTAAAGATTGGTCCGATTCAAGGGTTTGGGATTACCGGTGGTTTTGACCTTAATACCAAAAATGACAGTTATGGTTCTAAAAAGCGCATGCTGGTGCTTGGACCTACTATCATGATGGATGTGCCGGGATTTCTTAAAATCAGCGTCTTGGCACTGAATGAGAGCAATGATCCTGCGGGGATTGATAAGCGATATACCTACGATACCCATCCGATGTTAGAAATGGTTTGGGGCATGCCGGTGTTCTCGTTGCCTTTATCCTTTGAGGGCTATGCACTTTTTATCGGGCCTAAAGGGAAAAATGAGTTTGGTAGTGCAACCGCGCCTGAAACTCATGTCGATATGCAGGTCATGTATGACTTAGGTGCTGATCTGGGCATGTCTAAAAAGACGTTCCGCGTAGGTGCTGAGTATGAATATTGGCATAACAAATTCGGTAACCCAGAATCCCAAGCGGGCAAGGGTGCAACGGCAAGTACGCCGATGATCCGAGCGGAATATCATTTTTAG
- the puuE gene encoding allantoinase PuuE — protein MSKSITSYPRDLIGYGATPPHANWPNGARIAVQFVLNYEEGGENSILHGDAGSEQFLSEMFNPPAFEDRHLSMESIYEYGSRAGVWRILHEFERRNLPLTIFGVGMALARHPELALKFQELGHEIAAHGLRWISYQNIDEATERAHMQECITLFKELYGTVPQGWYTGRDSPNTRRLLVELNQLEQGAILYDSDYYGDDLPFWTQVELSNGEKKPHLIVPYTLDTNDMRFSLPQGFATGDDFFHYLRDAFDVLYAEGSSTPKMLSIGLHCRLIGRPGRFKALQHFLDYVQKHDHVWVCRRVDIAKHWIENHPFQTP, from the coding sequence ATGTCCAAGTCCATCACCAGTTACCCGCGTGATTTGATCGGTTATGGTGCAACACCGCCGCATGCCAACTGGCCCAATGGAGCACGCATCGCTGTCCAATTTGTACTGAATTATGAAGAGGGCGGTGAAAACAGCATTTTGCATGGGGACGCAGGATCAGAACAATTCCTCTCCGAAATGTTTAATCCTCCGGCATTTGAGGACAGGCATTTATCAATGGAATCCATCTATGAGTATGGTTCTCGTGCTGGGGTGTGGCGCATTTTGCATGAATTTGAACGGCGCAATCTACCCCTAACCATCTTTGGTGTTGGCATGGCTTTAGCACGCCACCCAGAACTGGCTCTGAAGTTTCAAGAACTGGGGCATGAAATTGCCGCGCACGGCTTGCGCTGGATTAGCTATCAGAACATTGATGAAGCCACTGAACGTGCCCATATGCAAGAATGCATCACGCTTTTCAAGGAACTCTATGGCACTGTGCCACAAGGCTGGTATACCGGCCGCGATAGTCCCAACACACGGCGTCTACTGGTTGAACTGAATCAACTCGAACAAGGCGCAATCTTGTATGACAGTGATTATTACGGGGATGACTTGCCCTTTTGGACACAAGTCGAGTTATCGAACGGCGAGAAAAAACCACACTTAATTGTGCCCTATACCTTAGATACCAATGACATGCGCTTCTCATTGCCACAAGGTTTTGCAACGGGAGATGATTTTTTCCACTATCTACGGGATGCCTTCGATGTCCTGTATGCCGAAGGCAGCTCAACACCCAAAATGCTTTCTATCGGCCTGCATTGCCGACTGATTGGACGACCAGGGCGCTTCAAAGCCTTACAGCATTTTTTAGATTATGTGCAAAAACACGATCACGTCTGGGTTTGTCGTCGTGTCGATATTGCAAAGCATTGGATCGAAAACCACCCTTTTCAAACCCCTTAA
- the dctA gene encoding C4-dicarboxylate transporter DctA, whose translation MPTFIKKSLFIQVLFALIVGVIIGVIVPDLGLDLKPLGDGFIKLIKMIVAPIVFCVVVLGIYGAGNLKKVGRVGGKTILYFEVVTTVALALGLLMAFVLKPGVGMNINTQTLDGTSMATYVERTKSLHSVSDYLLNIIPSTVVDAFAQGDILQVLLIALLFGAGMSMICESAKPVADLLESLSQILFRIMGMIIKLAPLGVLGAIAYTTAKYGVASLKQLGMLVLVFYISCISFIVVILGLILKLVGFNIFKLIGYLREELLIVLGTASSDAVLPQIMRKLTQLGIKESTVGLVIPTGYSFNLDGFSIYLSLAVVFIAQATNTPLSMHDLGLILLVSLLTSKGAHGIPGSAIVILAATLSAIPAIPAIGLVLILSIDWFVGIARALTNLIGNCAATVVIAVWERDIDRVQAQKMLDAVSIKDLR comes from the coding sequence ATGCCGACCTTCATCAAAAAATCATTATTTATCCAAGTGCTCTTTGCGTTGATTGTGGGCGTCATCATTGGTGTGATCGTGCCTGATTTGGGTTTAGATCTAAAGCCCCTTGGCGATGGCTTTATTAAACTGATCAAGATGATTGTGGCACCGATCGTCTTTTGCGTGGTGGTACTTGGCATTTATGGGGCAGGTAACCTCAAGAAAGTCGGGCGGGTAGGCGGTAAAACGATTCTCTATTTTGAGGTTGTGACCACGGTGGCACTGGCATTAGGACTGCTCATGGCTTTTGTCTTAAAGCCGGGTGTCGGGATGAATATCAATACCCAGACGCTTGACGGGACATCCATGGCGACTTATGTCGAGCGCACCAAAAGTCTGCACAGTGTGTCTGATTATTTGCTCAATATTATTCCCTCGACGGTTGTGGATGCTTTTGCGCAAGGCGATATTTTGCAGGTGCTATTGATCGCGCTGCTCTTTGGCGCAGGTATGTCGATGATTTGTGAGTCCGCCAAGCCGGTGGCAGACTTGTTGGAGAGCCTGTCACAAATTCTCTTCCGCATCATGGGCATGATTATTAAATTGGCGCCATTGGGTGTGCTGGGTGCAATTGCATATACCACGGCGAAATATGGCGTGGCATCTCTCAAGCAGTTGGGGATGCTGGTGCTGGTTTTTTATATCAGTTGCATCAGTTTTATCGTGGTGATTTTGGGACTGATCTTGAAGTTGGTTGGTTTTAATATTTTTAAGCTGATCGGATACTTACGCGAAGAGTTACTCATCGTATTGGGTACGGCATCCTCTGATGCAGTCTTGCCACAAATTATGCGTAAACTCACCCAACTCGGCATTAAAGAGTCAACGGTCGGCTTGGTGATTCCAACAGGGTATTCATTCAATTTGGATGGATTTTCGATTTATCTGAGTCTCGCGGTGGTGTTCATTGCACAAGCGACCAATACGCCGCTATCCATGCATGATTTGGGGTTGATTCTGCTGGTTTCACTACTGACGTCTAAAGGTGCACATGGCATTCCGGGGTCTGCGATCGTGATTTTGGCCGCGACGTTGTCCGCGATTCCGGCGATTCCCGCCATTGGTCTGGTCCTGATTCTATCGATTGATTGGTTTGTGGGGATTGCACGTGCACTGACCAATTTGATTGGCAATTGTGCTGCGACTGTGGTGATTGCTGTTTGGGAACGAGATATTGATCGGGTGCAAGCGCAAAAAATGCTGGATGCCGTATCGATTAAAGACCTGCGTTAA
- the guaD gene encoding guanine deaminase: protein MSSALTLVRGQILHFLSDPIQDDPSSYEYFADGALWIEQGKILKVGNWETITSTITPEKLSRATLYDYSGKLIMPGLVDTHCHYPQAKVIGSYGRQLLDWLNDYTFPTEAAFADPDVALRGAEYFVKRLLAHGTTTASVFATVHPTSVDAFMQTAEKYGLRMLCGKVMMDRHCPDNLRDTAQQSGIESQDLIDRWHGKGRLRYSITPRFAPTSTPEQLHIAGELYHSRPDLHVQSHLAENWDEIHWVRSLFPELFDYLNVYEYYGLTGERTIYGHCIHLSPREIQSMSEQGTAAAFCPTSNLFLGSGFFDYSKVAEANVRIGLATDVGGGTSFSLIRTLGEAYKVSQVHKQPLSALRGWYLATLGGAKALYLDSFIGNFTSGKEADFIVIDTSTIEELDYRLQGVESLSERLFALMIMGDERNIYATHIQGNKISFDA from the coding sequence ATGTCATCCGCTTTAACGTTGGTTCGTGGTCAAATTTTGCACTTTCTGAGTGACCCTATTCAGGACGATCCGTCATCGTATGAATACTTCGCAGACGGCGCTTTATGGATTGAGCAGGGTAAGATTCTCAAAGTCGGCAACTGGGAAACGATCACCTCGACCATCACACCAGAAAAACTAAGTCGGGCAACGCTGTATGACTATTCGGGCAAACTCATCATGCCAGGACTCGTCGATACCCATTGCCACTATCCCCAAGCCAAGGTCATCGGGTCTTATGGGCGACAGCTTCTGGATTGGCTCAATGACTACACCTTCCCCACCGAAGCGGCATTTGCAGATCCCGATGTTGCATTGCGCGGTGCGGAATACTTCGTCAAGCGCCTGCTGGCTCACGGCACCACCACCGCCTCAGTCTTTGCGACGGTGCATCCGACATCCGTCGATGCCTTTATGCAAACCGCAGAGAAATATGGCTTAAGAATGCTGTGTGGCAAGGTCATGATGGATCGCCACTGTCCAGATAATCTACGAGACACTGCGCAACAATCTGGAATTGAAAGCCAAGACTTGATTGATCGTTGGCATGGCAAGGGGCGTCTACGCTATAGCATCACCCCACGCTTTGCACCGACCTCAACGCCGGAACAACTCCACATCGCGGGTGAGCTCTATCACAGTCGCCCAGATTTACATGTCCAGTCTCATCTTGCTGAAAATTGGGATGAGATTCATTGGGTGCGTAGCTTGTTTCCAGAGCTCTTCGATTACCTGAATGTCTATGAGTACTATGGATTGACGGGAGAGCGAACCATTTACGGCCACTGCATTCACCTATCCCCGCGTGAAATCCAATCGATGAGCGAGCAAGGCACTGCCGCAGCCTTCTGTCCGACGTCTAACTTATTCTTGGGCAGTGGCTTCTTTGATTACAGTAAAGTGGCCGAAGCCAATGTTCGCATCGGCCTTGCAACCGATGTCGGCGGAGGCACCTCATTCAGCCTGATTCGTACCCTGGGTGAAGCCTACAAAGTCTCTCAAGTGCACAAACAACCGCTGTCCGCACTGCGCGGCTGGTATTTGGCGACCTTAGGCGGGGCTAAGGCGCTTTATCTCGATTCGTTTATTGGTAACTTCACATCCGGTAAAGAAGCCGACTTTATCGTCATCGACACCAGTACAATTGAGGAACTGGATTATCGCCTACAAGGTGTAGAGTCGTTATCTGAGCGGCTTTTTGCGCTGATGATCATGGGTGATGAACGCAATATCTATGCGACTCATATTCAAGGCAATAAAATCTCCTTTGACGCATAA